The following are from one region of the Euleptes europaea isolate rEulEur1 chromosome 11, rEulEur1.hap1, whole genome shotgun sequence genome:
- the ANKMY2 gene encoding ankyrin repeat and MYND domain-containing protein 2, protein MAPLKKGDLSEEETELLGVIGKGNTEEAARLLGNKNVRVNCLDEHGMTPLMHAAYKGKVDMCKLLLRHGADVNCNEHEHGYTALMFAGLSGNKEITWIMLEAGAETDVVNSVGRTAAQMAAFVGQHDCVTVINNFFPRERLDYYTKPQGLDKEPKLPVKLAGPLHKIITTTNLHPVKIVLLVKENPLLAEVEALQKCYYVLDLICEKCMKQRDMNEVLAMKMHYISCIFQKCILFLKEREDKLDGLIKSLLKGRDKDGFPLYQEKLIRECIRKFPYCEATLLQQLVRSIAPVEIGSDPTAFSVLTQAITGQVGFVEAEFCTTCGEKGAAKRCSTCKMVIYCDQNCQKMHWFAHKKACKMLKEAHEKQEIEAAKEKKRQERKQKREAAQAAESISNREQLVSEDSKEEDIYEGDKTEERIPNKQIPVPSFSADNLSEGETNLTDSAVAKAHESEE, encoded by the exons CATGGTATGACCCCTCTGATGCACGCAGCGTACAAAGGGAAAGTTGACATGTGCAAATTGTTGTTGCGACATGGGGCTGATGTGAACTGCAATGAGCATGAGCATGGATATACTGCCTTGATGTTTGCTGGGCTTTCAG GCAACAAAGAAATCACCTGGATTATGTTAGAGGCTGGAGCGGAGACAGATGTTGTTAACTCTGTGGGAAGAACTGCTGCTCAGATGGCTGCTTTTGTAG GTCAGCACGATTGCGTGACTGTTATCAACAACTTCTTTCCTCGAGAAAGGCTAGACTACTACACAAAACCCCAAGGATTGGATAAAGAACCAAAGCTTCCAGTTAAGTTAGCTGGGCCACTGCATAAGATCATCACAACTACTAACCTGCATCCTGTCAAG ATAGTATTGCTAGTGAAAGAGAATCCTCTCCTGGCTGAAGTCGAAGCACTGCAAAAATGCTACTATGTATTGGATCTCATTTGTGAGAAGTGCATGAAGCAGAGAGATATGAATGAAGTACTGGCAATGAAAATGCATTACATCAGCTGTATTTTCCAGAAATGTATCCTTTTCCTTAAGGAACGTGAAGATAAATTGGATGGATTAATCAAAAG CCTACTAAAAGGCAGAGATAAAGATGGCTTTCCATTGTATCAAGAGAAACTCATCAGAGAGTGCATTCGAAAATTTCCTTACTGCGAAGCTACATTGCTCCAGCAGCTTGTGAGAAGCATTGCTCCAGTGGAAATT GGCTCTGATCCTACAGCGTTCTCTGTTCTGACACAAGCCATTACTGGCCAAGTGGGCTTCGTTGAGGCTGAGTTTTGCACAACATGTGGGGAAAAGGGAGCAGCCAAAAGATGTTCGACATGCAAAATG GTGATCTACTGTGATCAGAACTGCCAGAAAATGCATTGGTTTGCACACAAGAAAGCTTGCAAGATGCTAAAAGAAGCCCATGAGAAGCAGGAGATAGAAGCTGCCAAAGAGAAAAAACGGcaggaaagaaagcaaaaaagag AAGCTGCACAAGCAGCAGAATCTATTTCAAATCGAGAACAATTGGTCTCTGAAGATAGTAAAGAGGAGGACATATATGAGGGAGACAAAACTGAAGAAAGAATACCCAACAAGCAGATACCTGTACCATCATTTTCAGCTGACAATCTCTCTGAAGGAGAGACTAATTTAACAGATAGTGCTGTCGCAAAAGCTCATGAATCGGAGGAGTAA